A single window of Populus nigra chromosome 17, ddPopNigr1.1, whole genome shotgun sequence DNA harbors:
- the LOC133677472 gene encoding serine/threonine-protein kinase AFC1-like, whose product METQRITEFPHKNMDKRPRKRQRLTWDIPPPPPPFLAPAKVVPGMFCGQEFGNGNGVIPNYGLFYNRNGSPPWRPDDKDGHYVFAIGDNLTPRYRILSKMGEGTFGQVLECFDNEKKELVAIKIVRSIRKYREAAMTEIDVLQRLARHDIGSTRCVQIRNWFDYRNHICIVFEKLGPSLYDFLRKNSYRSFPIDLVRELGRQLLESVAFMHDLHLIHTDLKPENILLVSSEYIKVPDYKFLSRSTKDGSYFKNLPKSSAIKLIDFGSTAFEHQDHSYVVSTRHYRAPEVILGLGWNYPCDIWSVGCILVELCSGEALFQTHENLEHLAMMERVLGPLPQHMVVRADRRAEKYFRRGMRLDWPEGATSRESMKAVMKLPRLPNLIMQHVDHSAGELIDLLQGLLRHDPAERLKAREALRHPFFSRDLRRYGYPL is encoded by the exons ATGGAGACGCAAAGAATAACAGAGTTTCCACATAAAAACATGGATAAGCGTCCTAGGAAACGACAGCGTTTAACATGGGACatacctcctcctcctcctcctttcttAGCTCCTGCGAAG gtGGTTCCAGGGATGTTCTGTGGTCAGGAATTTGGGAATGGGAATGGAGTGATTCCAAATTACGGGTTGTTTTACAATCGGAATGGTTCACctccttggagacctgatgatAAAGATGGACATTATGTTTTTGCTATTGGAGACAATTTGACTCCGCGCT ACAGGATTCTTAGCAAGATGGGCGAAG GGACTTTTGGGCAAGTCTTGGAATGTTTTgataatgaaaagaaagaattagTGGCAATCAAAATTGTCCGCTCCATACGCAAGTATCGCGAAGCTGCCATGACTGAAATTGATGTATTGCAGAGGCTGGCCAGGCATGATATTGGTAGCACACG TTGTGTACAAATACGGAATTGGTTTGACTATCGTAATCATATTTGTATT GTATTTGAGAAGCTTGGACCAAGCTTATACGATTTTCTCCGCAAAAACAGCTATCGTTCATTTCCCATTGATCTTGTCCGGGAGCTTGGCAGACAACTTTTGGAGTCTGTTGCAT TTATGCATGATTTACATCTGATTCATACCGACTTGAAGCCTGAAAATATTCTACTGGTTTCCTCTGAGTACATCAAAGTGCCAGATTATAAG TTTCTTTCGCGGTCCACGAAAGATGGTTCCTACTTCAAGAATCTTCCCAAGTCAAGTGCTATTAAGCTCATTGATTTTGGAAGTACCGCATTTGAACATCAGGATCACAGCTATGTGGTGTCAACACGGCATTATCGTGCACCGGAGGTTATTTTAG GTCTTGGATGGAACTATCCCTGTGATATATGGAGTGTGGGTTGCATACTTGTTGAATTATGTTCT GGTGAGGCCCTTTTTCAAACTCATGAGAACTTGGAGCATCTTGCCATGATGGAGAGGGTTTTAGGGCCGTTGCCACAGCATATGGTGGTCAGGGCTGA TCGACGTGCTGAGAAATATTTCAGGAGAGGCATGCGATTGGATTGGCCTGAGGGTGCAACCTCGAGAGAAAGCATGAAAGCAGTAATGAAGTTGCCTCGTTTGCCT AACCTAATAATGCAGCACGTGGATCATTCTGCTGGCGAATTAATTGATCTCTTGCAAGGTCTCCTAAGACATGATCCAGCAGAGCGGCTCAAAGCCAGGGAAGCTTTAAGGCACCCATTCTTCTCAAGAGATCTTAGAAGATATGGCTATCCCTTGTAG
- the LOC133676549 gene encoding large ribosomal subunit protein uL23-like — MAPKDVKKADAKTQAQKAAKALKSGAPAFKKSKKIRTKVTFHRPRTLKKERNPKYPRISATPRNKLDHYQILKYPLTTESAMKKIEDNNTLVFIVDIRADKKKIKDAVKKMYDIQTKKVNTLIRPDGTKKAYVRLTPDYDALDVANKIGII; from the exons ATGGCTCCTAAAG ATGTAAAGAAGGCTGATGCAAAGACACAGGCTCAGAAAGCTGCCAAGGCCTTGAAATCGGGTGCACCGGCTTTCAAGAAGTCCAAGAAGATACGAACTAAGGTAACATTTCATCGTCCCAGGACATTGAAGAAGGAAAGGAACCCCAAGTACCCTCGCATTAGTGCAACTCCAAGGAACAAGCTTGATCATTATCAGATCCTAAAGTATCCTCTCACAACTGAGTCAGCGATGAAGAAGATTGAGGACAACAACACTTTAGTTTTCATTGTTGACATTCGAGCTGATAAGAAGAAGATTAAGGATGCTGTGAAGAAGATGTATGACATTCAAACCAAGAAAGTGAATACCTTAATCAG GCCGGATGGGACAAAGAAGGCGTATGTTAGATTGACACCAGATTACGATGCTTTGGATGTGGCAAACAAGATCGGAATAATCTAA